Part of the Chthoniobacterales bacterium genome is shown below.
CGTTGGAAAACGAGGCGCGTTTCGTTTATGCGTCCTCGGCAGCGACTTACGGGGACGGCGCGCAGGGCATGAACGACCTCGATACGAATCTAACCCGGCTGCGTCCGTTGAACATGTATGGCTACTCGAAGCATCTCTTCGACGTTTACGCGCAGAAACACGGCTTCCTCGATCAGATCGTCGGGCTGAAATATTTCAACGTCTTTGGGCCAAACGAATGGCACAAGGGCGACATGCGCAGTCTGGTCAACAAAGCCTACGACCAGGTCCGCGCCACAGGCCGGTTGCAGCTTTTTCGGAGTCATCATTCCGAGTATCGCGATGGCGAGCAGATGCGCGATTTTCTCTATGTGAAGGACGCGGTGGAAATGACGATTCACCTCGCGGAAACGTCGTCGGCGGGCGGCTTGTTTAATCTCGGGTCCGGCGAGGCAAATACCTGGCTGACGCTGGCGAATTCGCTCTTCAGTGCGATGGAACTCGAACCAAAAATCGACTTCATCGACATGCCGGAATCGATTCGGCCGAACTATCAGTATTACACCAAGGCCAGCATCGAAAAACTGCGCGGCACCGGCTACGAATCGACTGTAACTCCGCTCACGGAGGCGGTGACCGATTACACGAAAAACTACCTTATTCCGCGGCGTCACCTCGGCGCATAGAACTTTAACTCCACTGGCTGCGGCGGCAGCCGAGCCAGGCCACGAAAATCGCCACCACGATCTGGCTCCCGAGAAACCAGATGCAGGCAGGAGTGTCGGCGAGCGGAGTTTGCACGACGCGTTGCAGGATCGTGTAGTAGTTCGTTTCGCGGAAGGTTTGCAAGTAACCCGACCAAGCCCAGTAGGCGGCGATGAAAGGTTTCACCACATTCGCCAGCCAAAGCGGCAAGGCTAAAAAAGCGCCGGAAAGTGGAAGCTGGAATCCGACGAAATAGATCGAGGCGAGCGACGCTTGCTCGGGCGTTTTCAAGCAGGCGGAAAGGGCGAGCGAGATTGCGGTGACGGCGGCGTTGACCAGAAAAAGCAGGAACGCCTGGGTGGCGAGCGAGCCGGGAAGGTGGCAGACGATGTTCACAAAGGCGGCCATCCAGAGGCTTTGCGCGACGACCCAGAAACCGAGGTAGGCGAGTTTGCTGGCGAGGTAGGCGAGGGGACTGAGGCCGGCGAGTTTTTCTTTTTCGAAAATGGTGCGCTCGTTGGCGATCTCGCGTGCGCCGTTGTTCGAGGCCATGAGGGTGAGCAGGATGACCTGAAACATGGCGATGCCGGAGAGCAGGCTGCCGTCGCGGGTGGAGGATTGGATGTAGGCGTTGGCTTCGGCGAGCTGTCGAACGACGTTGGACTCAAACCGAAGGTTGAGGTTTTGGATTTCCGGCAGGCCGTGAATGGCGAAGATGACGACCAAAAGCGGGAAGCCGAAGAGCATGGCAAACTGCAAAATACGTCCGCCAGAGTCGCGCCGCCAAAGGAGCCAGCGGCGGCTGAGCAAGGTGAAAAACTGCGAGAGGAAGCCGGGCGTGTCGAGCGGAGCGGAGGTTTCACCGGGGCTTTCCTGAGTCGAATCCAACTCGAATGCGGGGCCATGTTTTTTCCAGGAGGCGGACCATTTTTCCGGTTTGCGCTTGCCGAGGCGGTCGAAGATTTCCTCGTGGTGGAGGACGTCGAAGTAATGGGCGAGGTGCTCGGTCGGGCCGTGATACGCCACATTCCCTCCAGTGAGGACGGTGACGCTGTCGTAGAGTTCGAGGTGCGCGAGGCTGTGGGTGACGTTGAGAATGAGCCGGTTTCCATCCTTGGAAAGCCGGTGGAGCAGGTCGATGATTTCGCGCTCCGACTTGGGGTCGAGTCCGCTGAGGACTTCATCGCAAAGGAGCAGGCGCGGCGATGTGAGCATCTCGATGGCGAGGGACAGCCGGCGTTTTTGTCCGCCTGAAAGGACGGCGACCGGACGGTCGGTGACGGCGTCGAGTCCGCAGTCGAGGAGCGTTTTTTCGATGCGCTCGGTTTGCTCGGCCTCGCGCAATTCCGCCACGCGCAGACGCAGCGCGGAGGCGAGGGATTCGCGGACGGTCAGCGCGTCGTAGGCAATGCTGAATTGCGGCACGTAACCGATCTCACTAGGATGCAAGTCGCCCTCGGTCAGCAGGTCGCGGCCCTGCCAGAGGAGGGTGCCCTCGGAGGGGTTGTGCAGGCCGGCGATGAGGCGCAGCAGGGTGGTTTTTCCACAACCCGACGGCCCGAGAATCGCGCCGAAATGACTCGAGGGCCAATCCAGCGTGAGGTGCTGGAGCAGCGGCAACTCGCCTGCGTGATAGGAAATGTCGCGGAGTTCTAGCACGGGATCAGGCTAGCGAGGGAGAACGCCGGGCGCACTGAGAAAAAGCGCCCTACTTGGCGTCCCAACCGCGCGTGGTGACGGTGCTGGGATTGGTGTATTCGCCGACGATTTTTCCGTCCTGCGAGACGCGCACCCAGACGCCTTTGACGGAGTCGGCCACCTTGATGCGACCGCCATTCGGAAAATAATAACTTCCGACGAGATTCGATTTGATGAGTTCGATGTCCTTGGTCGTCACAATCTGCGGCGACTTGTTCCTGAGCGATGGAATCGCCTGCGAACCCGTCACCCGCGCCACCACGTCCTCATCCTTCTTTTTGCCGAGTTTCTGGTGCTCCACAAAGATGACGTAATTGAGCGTCAGCCCGGACAAATCGGCAAAGGTTCCATTCACGAGCTTGATGTCGTAATTGACCTTGCTCACGAGTTTGGCGTCCGACCCTTGTCCTTCGGCACGCGGCTTCTCGCCCTTATCGACGGTCTTTTCGACCGTGATCTGCACCGTGCCGAGAGCAGCGGCATTCGCCATCAAGCCTACTGCCATTAACCAACCGAGGAGCGTCTTCTTCATGCGAGTTGCATAGGGATCTGGCCCGGTTTGAACAAGCTATTTCGACTTGCGCTGCGGACATTCACCCCGGAAATAGGAGCATGACTCCCACCCGCCGCCGCTATTTGAGTTGGATCTTAATTGGGCTGCCGGTCTTTCTCCTGATCGCCGCATTGATCGTCTTGATGCAGGCCAAGGCGTTTCTCCGCAGCGACCGCTTCCGGGCCTTCCTCAGCGGCAAAGTCTCCCACACCGTCCGGGCTCAGGGCGCATTTCGTCCGCTGCAATGGACCGAGTCGTCCTTCTACTCCGATGCCTACACCGCCACCGGCGAGGCGGGCGGACCTCTGGAAAGCATCGACGCCGAGCAAGTCCGCGCCAGTGTCAACCTGCAAGGTCTCTGGGAGCGCAAATGGCAGGTGGAGCACGTGGAAATAGAACGCCTCGCTCTCGTTCCTTCCGCCAAAAAAATGTCCCCGCCCAAGGAAGCTCCCAAGTCGGAAGACGATCAAACCGCCGCCTCTGCCCACGACTCGGTGACTTACTCCCAATCGACTGAAAGTCCAATCCGGCCCAAACACCCCGAGGATCTGCGTCCGAAAACACCCGGTTTCATCGATTCCCTGCTGCCCAATCAAGTCGATGTGCAGCGCGTTTCCGTGTCAGATTTCACGCTCGACGGCAAACACCTGCGAGTTCCATTTCGCTTGCAGGGACTCAAAGTCGAGGCCACTCCCGATGGCAAGGCGTGGAACCTGACCGGCTCCGGAGGCAGCGCGATTTTTGAGAAACGTCCCAAGATTTCCATCAACGACGTGGCTGTTCGTTACGCGGACAAAACCTATTTCATCACCCGCAGCGCCTTCACCGTCGAGGGCGGCGGCAGCGCCACAATCACCGGCAAGATCAACGAAAGAGCCAACTCCAACACCGACCTCAACGGCAAATTCGACAAACTTCCCGCCGCCACCATTCTGCCCAAAGACTGGCGCGCGCGTTTGCACGGGCAGCTTTCAGCCGACTTGCATGCCGTTGGCGACGGCCAAAGTCTCGTCGTTTCCGGCCCGGTCACCCTGACCAATGGCGAACTCGAAGCGCTCCCGGTTTTGGATCAAGTCGCGCTCTTCACCCGCACGCAGCGTTTCCGGCAGTTGCACTTGGAAGCCGTCCACGCCGATGTGGAAATCCGCGATGGCCGGGTAAAAATTTCCAATCTCGACGCCGAATCCAGCGGCCTCGTGCGCATGACCGGTGGCTTCGTCATCGAGAACGGCATCATGACTGGTGAATTTCTCGTCGGCGTCACGCCCGCCAGCCTGCGCTGGATTCCCGGCTCGCAAACCAAGGTCTTCACCGACGAGCACGGCGGCTATCTCTGGACCCCAATGAAAGTCACCGGCCCGCTTGCGCACATGACGGAGGATCTCTCCGAACGCCTCGCCGTCGCCGCCGGCCAGGAGTTAATCGACACCATCCAAAAAGATCCGTCCAAACTGAAGGACACTCTCAAGGATGCCGCCGAGTCGCTGCTGGATTTCTTCAAAAAATAAACGGATCGACTGCAAGTTGATTCGACAGATTCAACATTATGCATGACCATCTGTCGCCCCATCAGAATTGTTAGAAGTGCCCCTATGAAAAACCTCAATACTACGCAACGTGGAGTCTTATTCCTCGTTTTACTGGCACTCGTTGCCATTCCATTTGTCTTACTCCGCTCTGGAAAAACTTCCTCTGAAGTAAAGGCAACCGCTGCACAAACGCCAGCAGCGCCGACGAGGTCATCGGTGGCAGCCTCCAGCACTCGGGCGACGACGCTGGTTGCCAATCTGCCTGCGGCAGTTCCCACCAAAAAAACCTGGCCAGCACCCGCAGAGACTTGGGGCGTAAAATTGCAGCCTCGCTCCGCTGCCTACGCGGCAGCCAAACGCTCCGGACAAGAGGTCAAGGGCAGAGCCGGTCCACTGGATGTGGCGGCAATGACCAGCCCAGCCAAGCTGCATGAGGGAGACGAACTAACGATTCCCCTGCTGGGTGGCGAGCAGGTGACGGGTCGGGTGCAACTCGTTTTGCCCGAAGCCGATGGAGTGGTGCGAGTCGGCGGAAAATTGACCGGCGATGAAAAAGGAACGTTTATGCTGACCCAGCTCCCGGATCAAGTAATGGGCCAAATTCTCCTGACCAACCGCCAAGTCGCTTATGTGATCACCCCCGGTGAAGAAGGCGGAACTTGGCTGGTGGAGAAACCTCTCTCCGATGTCCTCTGTTTGCCCTATCCCAAGGCTGCGGCGCGCGCCTCCACGACCACGACTGGAGCCGTCGCGGCTACCGGCCCCGTGACAGTGCCCACGCTAAGCAGCCGCCCCTCGGCCCCCGGCGTGATTTATCTGGACTTTAACGGGGCGACCATCACCGACCCCTCTTGGAATGGTGGCGAGACCATCGTGGCCGCACCATATGACTTAAACCCGGGTCAGATTTTGGAAATCTGGCAACGCGTGAAGGAGGATTTTGTTCCCTTCAACGTCGATGTGACGACCAATGTTGATCGTTACAACGCCATGGAGCCCGGCAATCGCATGAGATGCGTTATTACTCCAAACAATACAGCGGCTCCCGACGCGGGTGGCGTGGCCTACGTGGACAGCTACTCAGAGTCTAGCCTGGCTTACTCAAAGACGATCCCGTGCTGGGTCTTTAATGACACCCCGGACACGATCGCTGCGGCGGTTTCTCATGAATTCGGCCACACCCTTGGGCTAAAGCACGATGGCCGCAAGGAGCCTAACGCCGAGGAATATTATAATGGCCAAGGTACCGGCAAAGTGAGCTGGGGTCCAATCATGGGCAGTGGTTATTACACAGCGCTGACTCAATGGAGCAAAGGGGAATACGCCGATGCCAACAACCAGGAAGACGATCTCAGCATCATCGTTGATCCGAAAAACGGCTTTGGTTACATCTCCGACGATGCAGGCAATTCGATTGCCACCGCCACAGTCCTAGGCCGCAATGGCTCTACTGTTTATCAGAAAGGGACCATCTCGTTCACTGGCGACGCGGACTATTACGTGTTCAATACTGGTGCTTCCCTGGTTACCTTTAATGCGGCTAATGCCCAGCCTTCTGCGGACTTGGACATTCGCCTGGATCTTTTCAATGCTGCAGGCACTCTCATCGAGACGGCCAATCCAGATTTGGACACCATCGCCTCGGTTTCTCACACGGTCGTGCCTGGCACTTACTACCTGAGAGTCACGGGCACCGGTCGTGGTAACGTCCTTCTCGACGGCTACAGCAACTACGGTTCTCTGGGAGCTTACACGCTCACCGGCACGATTTCCGGAGCCGCGCAGCCGCCTGTCATCGTTAGTCCCGAGACAGCCGCCCTGACCGCAGGAGTTGCTTTTTCTTATCAAATCGTCGCCACGAACAAGCCCACGAGTTACAACGTCATCGGCACATTGCCCGACGGTTTAACCCTGGACGCAGCCACAGGTGAAATCAGCGGCACTCCAACTGATGGCGGAAGTTTTTATATAACATTGCAGGCGACCAACACCGTCGGCACAGCCAGCAAAAACCTGCTCATCAATGGTGACTCTAACACGCTGCCGGTGATTGATAGTGCTCGCACCGCCTCCGGCGTCGTCGGCGAATATTTCTTTTACGAGATCACCGCCTCCAATGATCCGACAAGTTTCTCGATCAACGGCACTCTGCCGGACGGTCTGACTTTTGATCCTTTGACAGGGGTAATCGAAGGCACACCAACGGCCATCACCACCAAATCACTTACGATCACCGCCACCAACGCCGCCGGTGATGGCACCAGCAGTCTGGTCATCACCATCATTTCACCTCTCAACCTGACCACTGCTCTCGATGAGCGCAGCCTCGTTTGGAATACGGGCGGCAATGCTCCTTGGAAAGTCATCACCAGCGGCACTTCCGATGGAGTGGACGCCGCCCGGAGTGGGCACATTGGCAATAGCAAACGCTCTTGGATCAGCACCACCGTCAAGGGTCCCATAACCGTTAGTTACCGTTGGAAGATCAGTTGCGAACGCGGTTACGACTTGCTTCGCTTCAGCGTGGACGGAAGCCAGAAAGCCTATGCCACCGGATCTGTTGGCTGGACGACCAAGAGCTTCATTGTCCCCACTGGCACCCACACCTTGAAATGGGAGTACTCGAAGGACTTCTCCATTACGAGGGGCTTGGATGCGGCATTCCTCGACGCCTTCAGCCTCAAATAAAGTCCGCCTCCAGCGGCACGCGATTAAAGGCAATTTTGTTGCCGGTGAAATTGCGGGCCGCTCCGGGCATAATGCCAAGCGTGACGGTGTGGCTGCCGAATCGGGTGTTTAGTCGATCCATTGCACCGGTCAAGCGGTCGCGTTTTTCTTGGGCCGCAGGACCGTGGGATAACACTTCAACTCCAAGGCTGATTTTCTCGGCGGTGAAAAATTCCAACTGACGCGCCGCGTCTGCCGGAACGAGATCGTGCAGGGTAATGCTGACTTTTTTCAGCGGAGTTGCATCGCTATGTGCGCGGAGTTGGCTCCAGAGGTGGACGAACATTTTCTGCAAACTCAGGCTGTCGGCCACCGGCGGAAACCGCACGTCGTAATCCATGTGCAATGCGCCCACAACCCACACGCTCAGGCTCATTCCTTGAGCCAGAAAACCGTCGCGGCGCAACCGGCTGGCGCATTTCAAAGTCAGCCGACGCCCCACGAGTTCCGCCATCGCAAAGGGACGATCCACCGGCGCGAGCACGTGGCTGTGGCCAAGGCTGCGATGGACCACTTCCTCCGGCGGAATCTCCACGCCGCGCAGCGCATACCAGAAACGCTCTCCCTGCACGCCGCGCCAGATTCCGCGCAATTGACGCGCCGGGCACACCCAAAGTTGCTCGATCGTGCGGATGCCCGCCGCGTGGAGGCGATGCTCCATGTTGGCTCCGATGCCGGGCAGATCGCGGGGCACGAGCCCGGAGAGTCGCCCGGGAAATTCCGCTGGGTGCAGCACGACGAGGCCGTCGGGTTTTTGCATGTCGCTGCCGACCTTTGCCAGAAAACGATTCGTCGAGATACCAATGGAACTCGTCATGCACACGCCCACGCGCTCGGCGATGCCGGCTTTGATCCGCCGGGCGAGTTCGATGGCGTTCTCGGCGATGCGCCATTTTCCGGTGAGCCGGCAGGCCATTTCGTCGATGGAGGCGACGTTGTCCACGAGAATGTGGCGGTCGATTTCCTCAAGGATTTTATTGTGATAAATGACGTAAGTTTCCGAGTTGGCGAGGCGGATGGCGACTTGCGGGCAGCGCGTCTTCGCCTCCAGCACGGGCGTGCCGGTTTTAATGCCAAACGCCTTGGCCTCATAGCTCGCGGCGATGGCGCAGGTGAAGTCGGTCTCGGTCGGAATGACGATCACCGGACGCCCGCGCAGCTCGGGATCTACCTGCTGTTCGACGCTGGCGAAATAGCTGTTCAAGTCGATAAACAGCCAGTCGTAGAGCCGTTCGCCCTCGCGGCTGGGGAGCGAAAAAGCGGGCGTCGTCACCCGGTCAGGATAAAGAAAACGTCGTCGCCGCCAAACGAAAGCCGCCTGTTCAAGCATGGAAGCGTTCTCATTTTCCGCGTCGGCTTTCGGCTCGTCACGGGTTCTGGGCGGAGTTAGAACCGAATCGTGCCCGGTCGCGATCTTACCTTCGATTTATTGCGCGGTGGCGCGGTGCTTTACATCATCGGCTACTACCACATCCAGGACGTGTGGCTGGTGCATTTGCCGCGACCGCTGGCGGGCTGGCTGGCGCGAATTACCCTGGCGCTGTTTGCTTTTTGTCGGGTCACTTGCTGGCTGCACAGACGTGGACATCGGTGGGAAAATTCTACCGCCGCCTGCTGAAAATCTATTATCATCTTGGCGAAAACTTCCTTCCTCCCAGCTCGCCCTTGGCCCGCCAATTTTACTACCTGCTCGTCCTCCTGCCTCTGGCGCTCGCCATTTCCCACACCTTGCAACGCGCCTACCAGCGGCTCCTGAAACCTTGAAAACCACCAGTTTCCTCCACGAGGCCCGGCTCACCATCCTTCTCGCCGTGCCCATGATGGCCGGGCAGGTCAGCCAGATGCTCATGAACGTCGCCGACACCGTCATGGTCGGGCGCGTCGGCGTGCTGCCTCTGGCGGCGGCCTCGCTAGCCTCTGTCATCCTCACCATCTTCTTCGTCATCGGCCTTGGGTTTCAAATTCCCGTCTCCATTCTCACGTCGCAGGCGCACGGAGGCGGTCACTCCGATGAACCCGGGAAAATCCTTCGCCACGGGCTTTTCATTGCGACTTCCATTGGAATCGCAGTCGCCTGTCTCGTGACCGCGCTTTCCTTTTTCCTGTCGCATTTCGGGCAGGAACCCGGCGTTGTCCGGCTGGCGATTCCTTTTCTGCGCATCGTCGC
Proteins encoded:
- the rfaD gene encoding ADP-glyceromanno-heptose 6-epimerase; this encodes MNTRPLDHGKILVTGGAGFIGSALVWALNQRGLENIVICDILGSDEKWRNLVPLRYLDYVEAADVKSLIETKAAPLRGVETIFHLGACSATTEKDASYLIRNNFEFTKLLAGWALENEARFVYASSAATYGDGAQGMNDLDTNLTRLRPLNMYGYSKHLFDVYAQKHGFLDQIVGLKYFNVFGPNEWHKGDMRSLVNKAYDQVRATGRLQLFRSHHSEYRDGEQMRDFLYVKDAVEMTIHLAETSSAGGLFNLGSGEANTWLTLANSLFSAMELEPKIDFIDMPESIRPNYQYYTKASIEKLRGTGYESTVTPLTEAVTDYTKNYLIPRRHLGA
- a CDS encoding putative Ig domain-containing protein, whose product is MAASSTRATTLVANLPAAVPTKKTWPAPAETWGVKLQPRSAAYAAAKRSGQEVKGRAGPLDVAAMTSPAKLHEGDELTIPLLGGEQVTGRVQLVLPEADGVVRVGGKLTGDEKGTFMLTQLPDQVMGQILLTNRQVAYVITPGEEGGTWLVEKPLSDVLCLPYPKAAARASTTTTGAVAATGPVTVPTLSSRPSAPGVIYLDFNGATITDPSWNGGETIVAAPYDLNPGQILEIWQRVKEDFVPFNVDVTTNVDRYNAMEPGNRMRCVITPNNTAAPDAGGVAYVDSYSESSLAYSKTIPCWVFNDTPDTIAAAVSHEFGHTLGLKHDGRKEPNAEEYYNGQGTGKVSWGPIMGSGYYTALTQWSKGEYADANNQEDDLSIIVDPKNGFGYISDDAGNSIATATVLGRNGSTVYQKGTISFTGDADYYVFNTGASLVTFNAANAQPSADLDIRLDLFNAAGTLIETANPDLDTIASVSHTVVPGTYYLRVTGTGRGNVLLDGYSNYGSLGAYTLTGTISGAAQPPVIVSPETAALTAGVAFSYQIVATNKPTSYNVIGTLPDGLTLDAATGEISGTPTDGGSFYITLQATNTVGTASKNLLINGDSNTLPVIDSARTASGVVGEYFFYEITASNDPTSFSINGTLPDGLTFDPLTGVIEGTPTAITTKSLTITATNAAGDGTSSLVITIISPLNLTTALDERSLVWNTGGNAPWKVITSGTSDGVDAARSGHIGNSKRSWISTTVKGPITVSYRWKISCERGYDLLRFSVDGSQKAYATGSVGWTTKSFIVPTGTHTLKWEYSKDFSITRGLDAAFLDAFSLK
- a CDS encoding ATP-binding cassette domain-containing protein, whose translation is MLELRDISYHAGELPLLQHLTLDWPSSHFGAILGPSGCGKTTLLRLIAGLHNPSEGTLLWQGRDLLTEGDLHPSEIGYVPQFSIAYDALTVRESLASALRLRVAELREAEQTERIEKTLLDCGLDAVTDRPVAVLSGGQKRRLSLAIEMLTSPRLLLCDEVLSGLDPKSEREIIDLLHRLSKDGNRLILNVTHSLAHLELYDSVTVLTGGNVAYHGPTEHLAHYFDVLHHEEIFDRLGKRKPEKWSASWKKHGPAFELDSTQESPGETSAPLDTPGFLSQFFTLLSRRWLLWRRDSGGRILQFAMLFGFPLLVVIFAIHGLPEIQNLNLRFESNVVRQLAEANAYIQSSTRDGSLLSGIAMFQVILLTLMASNNGAREIANERTIFEKEKLAGLSPLAYLASKLAYLGFWVVAQSLWMAAFVNIVCHLPGSLATQAFLLFLVNAAVTAISLALSACLKTPEQASLASIYFVGFQLPLSGAFLALPLWLANVVKPFIAAYWAWSGYLQTFRETNYYTILQRVVQTPLADTPACIWFLGSQIVVAIFVAWLGCRRSQWS